One window from the genome of Mugil cephalus isolate CIBA_MC_2020 chromosome 23, CIBA_Mcephalus_1.1, whole genome shotgun sequence encodes:
- the senp7b gene encoding sentrin-specific protease 7b isoform X2, translating into MASSFKIPKRKHPADSDSAHVHVQSPLSRLQGPAPQLQGYGATDRVHAGNKTSCQPLFRDVVKTILGLNGGGASPAANRRPPGSESTSASLTNRWRPQRASDRLLKPQVTLESPPQKKKSTVPGSISVESLDSLAELRHDGSLSSSNHSTGRRHQQVSTSPPESPVKQKKSSSSVSGSDPASEDDFLSPSRTRLPAAKARPSSSSVSTSEPRTPRTPRTPEDVRERQRERWREFRERRTRLEVLKKPRKQNQNPTEPIVLSSEDEEDDRDDAAVTPRSCRPSETGLSLPPPSFLQLDFSSLHAGLMDAAADHKMTITDNGITLPLKGEENGEVTVVASQLRGYGVWDGGVAKGGGLLAAWEGPAPSLLFLWVTDAQANVLQRELSAIQTCTASGPPCPFLLVVLREQLQELQSALLASILDMEEYRQGRTSSSCSSSYGGLASPLDWTEGLALLHSCPPPLDQHLLRLLGHSAKSGQKKTSAPQQLPTRLVQYPVSPCKGRITISQEDMSCLEDGNYLNDVIIDFYLKFLLMEGVEDDSVSKRSHVFSSFFFKQLSRRRTAGEDGAPCVQDRYVRHQRVKTWTRSVDIFTKDFLFVPVNQESHWFLVVVCFPGLEDVQFQKFQPREGDRSEREAPPPECSELGCRRTSVLKRPCVLVMDSLKLSQHEDVCRLIREYLQVEWEVRRRTSRVFSTMRSCSCRVPRQDNSSDCGVYLLQYVEAFLQVTPPPSFRTLWCTSTSRCDWTAGSRGNECARNAARYGV; encoded by the exons ATGGCGTCATCTTTTAAAATCCCGAAGAGGAAACACCCTGCAGACTCTGACTCCGCCCACGTGCACGTGCAGTCACCGCTGTCCCGCCTCCAGGGCCCCGCCCCTCAGCTTCAG GGCTACGGGGCCACTGACAGGGTGCATGCTGGGAATAAAACATCCTGTCAGCCTCTGTTCAGGGACGTGGTCAAAACCATACTGGGCCTCAATGGGGGCGGAGCCTCGCCAGCAGCCAATCGCAGGCCACCAGGAAGTGAGTCGACATCGGCCAGCCTCACTAACAG GTGGCGTCCTCAGAGAGCATCGGACCGGCTGCTGAAGCCTCAGGTGACTTTAGAGTctccaccacagaagaagaagagcacag TCCCTGGGAGCATCTCCGTGGAGTCTCTGGACTCTCTGGCTGAGCTGAGGCATGATGGGAGTCTGAGTTCCTCCAACCACAGCACGGGCAGGAGACACCAGCAg GTGTCTACAAGTCCTCCAGAGTCTCCTGTCAAACAGAAGAAGTCGTCGTCGTCCGTCTCAGGTTCAGATCCAGCGTCAGAGGACGACTTCCTCTCCCCGTCCAGGACCAGACTCCCAGCGGCTAAGGCTCGTCCCTCGTCCTCGTCTGTCTCCACGTCCGAGCCGAGGACGCCGAGGACGCCGAGGACGCCGGAGGACGTGAGGGAACgtcagagagaaagatggagggagttCAGGGAGAGGAGGACCAGGCTGGAGGTCCTGAAGAAGCCGAggaaacagaaccagaacccgACAGAACCCA TCGTACTGTCCAGtgaagacgaggaggacgacAGAGACGACGCAGCGGTGACGCCGCGGAGCTGCAGGCCCTCAGAGACG GGTCTTTCGCTGCcgcctccttccttcctgcagctggACTTCTCCTCGCTTCACGCCGGCCTGATGGACGCCGCCGCCGACCACAAGATGACG ATCACAGACAACGGCATCACGCTTCCCCTGAAAG GGGAGGAGAATGGGGAGGTGACAGTGGTGGCGTCTCAGCTTCGTGGTTATGGCGTCTGGGATGGAGGCGTGGCTAAGGGCGGGGGTCTGCTGGCTGCTTGGgaaggccccgccccctcactGCTCTTCCTGTGGGTGACTGATGCCCAGGCCAACGTCCTGCAGAGGGAGCTGTCGGCCATCCAGACCTGCACTGCCTCCG GTCCCCCCTGCCCCTTCCTCCTGGTGGTCCTGAGGGAGCAGCTTCAGGAGCTCCAGTCTGCTCTCTTGGCTTCCATCCTGGACATGGAGGAGTACAGGCAGGGacgcacctcctcctcctgctcctcctcctatGGGGGGCTGGCCTCCCCTCTGGACTGGACCGAGGGACTGGCTCTCCTCCACAGctgccctcctcctctggaCCAGCATCTCCTCAGACTCCTGGGCCACTCAGCG AAATCTGGTCAGAAGAAAACCAGCGCTCCTCAGCAGCTCCCAACCAG GCTGGTCCAGTATCCTGTGTCTCCTTGTAAAGGACGGATCACTATCTCTCAGGAGGACATGTCCTGTCTGGAGGACGGAAACTACCTCAACGACGTCATCATAGACTTCTACCTCAA GTTCCTCctcatggagggggtggaggacgACTCTGTGTCCAAGAGGAGTCACGTcttcagcagcttcttcttcaaACAGCTGAGCAGGAGACGAACGGCGGGGGAGGACGGCGCCCCCTGTGTCCA GGACCGCTACGTGAGACACCAGAGGGTGAAGACGTGGACACGCAGTGTGGACATTTTCACCAAAGACTTCCTGTTTGTGCCTGTCAATCAAGA gtcccACTGGttcctggtggtggtgtgttTCCCTGGTCTGGAGGACGTCCAGTTCCAGAAGTTCCAGCCACGAGAAGGTGACAGATCAGAGAGAGAAGCTCCGCCTCCG gagtGCAGTGAACTGGGCTGCAGGAGAACATCAGTGTTAAAGAG GCCGTGTGTTCTCGTCATGGATTCGTTGAAGCTGTCGCAGCATGAGGACGTCtgcagactcatcagaga GTACTTGCAGGTGGAGTGGGAGGTGCGGAGGAGAACGTCCCGTGTCTTCAGCACcatgaggagctgcagctgtagAGTTCCTCGACAGGACAACAGCAGCGACTGTGGAGTTTACCTGCTGCAGTACGTGGAGGCCTTCCTTCAGGTaactcctcccccttccttcaG AACCCTGTGGTGCACTTCGACCTCCCGCTGCGATTGGACGGCTGGTTCCCGCGGCAACGAGTGCGCCAGAAACGCAGCGAGATACGGAGTCTGA
- the senp7b gene encoding sentrin-specific protease 7b isoform X1, producing MASSFKIPKRKHPADSDSAHVHVQSPLSRLQGPAPQLQGYGATDRVHAGNKTSCQPLFRDVVKTILGLNGGGASPAANRRPPGSESTSASLTNRWRPQRASDRLLKPQVTLESPPQKKKSTVPGSISVESLDSLAELRHDGSLSSSNHSTGRRHQQVSTSPPESPVKQKKSSSSVSGSDPASEDDFLSPSRTRLPAAKARPSSSSVSTSEPRTPRTPRTPEDVRERQRERWREFRERRTRLEVLKKPRKQNQNPTEPIVLSSEDEEDDRDDAAVTPRSCRPSETGLSLPPPSFLQLDFSSLHAGLMDAAADHKMTITDNGITLPLKGEENGEVTVVASQLRGYGVWDGGVAKGGGLLAAWEGPAPSLLFLWVTDAQANVLQRELSAIQTCTASGPPCPFLLVVLREQLQELQSALLASILDMEEYRQGRTSSSCSSSYGGLASPLDWTEGLALLHSCPPPLDQHLLRLLGHSAKSGQKKTSAPQQLPTRLVQYPVSPCKGRITISQEDMSCLEDGNYLNDVIIDFYLKFLLMEGVEDDSVSKRSHVFSSFFFKQLSRRRTAGEDGAPCVQDRYVRHQRVKTWTRSVDIFTKDFLFVPVNQESHWFLVVVCFPGLEDVQFQKFQPREGDRSEREAPPPECSELGCRRTSVLKRPCVLVMDSLKLSQHEDVCRLIREYLQVEWEVRRRTSRVFSTMRSCSCRVPRQDNSSDCGVYLLQYVEAFLQNPVVHFDLPLRLDGWFPRQRVRQKRSEIRSLIMRLHFLSRQNKTH from the exons ATGGCGTCATCTTTTAAAATCCCGAAGAGGAAACACCCTGCAGACTCTGACTCCGCCCACGTGCACGTGCAGTCACCGCTGTCCCGCCTCCAGGGCCCCGCCCCTCAGCTTCAG GGCTACGGGGCCACTGACAGGGTGCATGCTGGGAATAAAACATCCTGTCAGCCTCTGTTCAGGGACGTGGTCAAAACCATACTGGGCCTCAATGGGGGCGGAGCCTCGCCAGCAGCCAATCGCAGGCCACCAGGAAGTGAGTCGACATCGGCCAGCCTCACTAACAG GTGGCGTCCTCAGAGAGCATCGGACCGGCTGCTGAAGCCTCAGGTGACTTTAGAGTctccaccacagaagaagaagagcacag TCCCTGGGAGCATCTCCGTGGAGTCTCTGGACTCTCTGGCTGAGCTGAGGCATGATGGGAGTCTGAGTTCCTCCAACCACAGCACGGGCAGGAGACACCAGCAg GTGTCTACAAGTCCTCCAGAGTCTCCTGTCAAACAGAAGAAGTCGTCGTCGTCCGTCTCAGGTTCAGATCCAGCGTCAGAGGACGACTTCCTCTCCCCGTCCAGGACCAGACTCCCAGCGGCTAAGGCTCGTCCCTCGTCCTCGTCTGTCTCCACGTCCGAGCCGAGGACGCCGAGGACGCCGAGGACGCCGGAGGACGTGAGGGAACgtcagagagaaagatggagggagttCAGGGAGAGGAGGACCAGGCTGGAGGTCCTGAAGAAGCCGAggaaacagaaccagaacccgACAGAACCCA TCGTACTGTCCAGtgaagacgaggaggacgacAGAGACGACGCAGCGGTGACGCCGCGGAGCTGCAGGCCCTCAGAGACG GGTCTTTCGCTGCcgcctccttccttcctgcagctggACTTCTCCTCGCTTCACGCCGGCCTGATGGACGCCGCCGCCGACCACAAGATGACG ATCACAGACAACGGCATCACGCTTCCCCTGAAAG GGGAGGAGAATGGGGAGGTGACAGTGGTGGCGTCTCAGCTTCGTGGTTATGGCGTCTGGGATGGAGGCGTGGCTAAGGGCGGGGGTCTGCTGGCTGCTTGGgaaggccccgccccctcactGCTCTTCCTGTGGGTGACTGATGCCCAGGCCAACGTCCTGCAGAGGGAGCTGTCGGCCATCCAGACCTGCACTGCCTCCG GTCCCCCCTGCCCCTTCCTCCTGGTGGTCCTGAGGGAGCAGCTTCAGGAGCTCCAGTCTGCTCTCTTGGCTTCCATCCTGGACATGGAGGAGTACAGGCAGGGacgcacctcctcctcctgctcctcctcctatGGGGGGCTGGCCTCCCCTCTGGACTGGACCGAGGGACTGGCTCTCCTCCACAGctgccctcctcctctggaCCAGCATCTCCTCAGACTCCTGGGCCACTCAGCG AAATCTGGTCAGAAGAAAACCAGCGCTCCTCAGCAGCTCCCAACCAG GCTGGTCCAGTATCCTGTGTCTCCTTGTAAAGGACGGATCACTATCTCTCAGGAGGACATGTCCTGTCTGGAGGACGGAAACTACCTCAACGACGTCATCATAGACTTCTACCTCAA GTTCCTCctcatggagggggtggaggacgACTCTGTGTCCAAGAGGAGTCACGTcttcagcagcttcttcttcaaACAGCTGAGCAGGAGACGAACGGCGGGGGAGGACGGCGCCCCCTGTGTCCA GGACCGCTACGTGAGACACCAGAGGGTGAAGACGTGGACACGCAGTGTGGACATTTTCACCAAAGACTTCCTGTTTGTGCCTGTCAATCAAGA gtcccACTGGttcctggtggtggtgtgttTCCCTGGTCTGGAGGACGTCCAGTTCCAGAAGTTCCAGCCACGAGAAGGTGACAGATCAGAGAGAGAAGCTCCGCCTCCG gagtGCAGTGAACTGGGCTGCAGGAGAACATCAGTGTTAAAGAG GCCGTGTGTTCTCGTCATGGATTCGTTGAAGCTGTCGCAGCATGAGGACGTCtgcagactcatcagaga GTACTTGCAGGTGGAGTGGGAGGTGCGGAGGAGAACGTCCCGTGTCTTCAGCACcatgaggagctgcagctgtagAGTTCCTCGACAGGACAACAGCAGCGACTGTGGAGTTTACCTGCTGCAGTACGTGGAGGCCTTCCTTCAG AACCCTGTGGTGCACTTCGACCTCCCGCTGCGATTGGACGGCTGGTTCCCGCGGCAACGAGTGCGCCAGAAACGCAGCGAGATACGGAGTCTGATCATGAGGCTGCACTTCCTGTCCCGCCAAAATAAGACTCACTAG
- the ftcd gene encoding formimidoyltransferase-cyclodeaminase — protein sequence MGRLVECVPNFSEGRDKKVIDAISAAISGSRGCSLLDVDPGTSTNRTVYTFVGSPEAVVEGALNAARCAFSLIDMSKHSGEHPRTGALDVCPFVPVQDVSMDDCVHCANVFAQRLAEMLQVPVYLYGEAARSESRRNLPSVRAGEYEALPDKLKRDEWTPDFGPALFVPSWGATVTGARTFLIAYNVNLIATKEQAHRIALDVREQGRGHDQPGLLKKVQGMGWYLDESNIAQVSTNILDFTVTPLHVVYEEIRRAAQELNLPVVGSQIVGLIPLKALLDSADFYIQKEKLFILEEEHKVRLVISKLGLDSLGPFKPEDRIIEYMVKSPEDGRLVSLSLERFVQSVGARTPAPGGGSVSAVMAALGAALGAMVGHMTYGKRQFEKLDGVMRTLIPPFHHAMKDMLLLVDEDTDAFNGYMAALKMPRGSAEDMDRRETAMQDGLRRSINVPLALAERISVLWDPLRDLVLYGNISCKSDVQVAAKALEAAVFGAYFNISINLRDIKDKAFRAETERRASELLEDAKHKAAAVLQAADTRQ from the exons ATGGGTCGACTGGTGGAGTGCGTCCCCAACTTCTCTGAGGGCCGAGACAAGAAG GTGATCGATGCCATCTCAGCTGCCATCTCCGGGTCCCGGGGCTGCAGCCTCCTGGATGTGGACCCCGGGACCTCCACCAACCGGACGGTCTACACCTTCGTGGGGTCCCCTGAGGCGGTGGTGGAGGGGGCCCTGAACGCGGCCCGTTGCGCCTTCAGCCTCATCGACATGAGCAAACACTCAG GTGAGCACCCTCGTACCGGAGCTCTGGACGTCTGTCCCTTCGTCCCCGTCCAGGACGTCTCCATGGACGACTGTGTCCACTGCGCTAATGTCTTCGCTCAGAGACTCGCTGAGATGCTGCAGGTTCCAG TTTATCTTTATGGAGAAGCTGCTCGGTCTGAGTCCAGGAGGAACCTTCCCTCCGTCAGAGCTGGAGAGTACGAGGCTCTACCCGACAAG ctgaaaCGTGATGAGTGGACCCCTGACTTTGGCCCCGCCCTCTTCGTGCCGTCATGGGGTGCCACGGTAACAGGAGCTCGTACGTTCCTGATCGCCTACAATGTGAACCTGATCGCAACCAAGGAGCAGGCTCATCGCATCGCACTGGACGTCAGAGAGCAGGGCCGCGGCCACGACCAG CCCGGGCTGCTGAAGAAGGTCCAGGGGATGGGATGGTACCTAGACGAGTCCAACATCGCTCAGGTTTCCACCAACATCCTGGATTTCACAGTGACACCACTGCACGTCGTTTATGAGGAGATCCGCCGAGCGGCCCAG GAGCTGAATCTGCCGGTGGTGGGCTCTCAGATCGTGGGTCTGATTCCTCTGAAGGCTCTACTGGACTCAGCTGACTTCTACATCCAGAAAGAGAAACTGTTCATCCTGGAAGAGGAGCACAAAGTCCGACTG GTGATCAGTAAACTGGGTCTGGACTCCCTTGGTCCATTCAAGCCAGAGGACAGAATCATCGA GTACATGGTGAAGTCTCCAGAGGACGGACGTCTGGTGTCTTTGTCTCTGGAGCGTTTCGTCCAGAGTGTTGGCGCTCGGACGCCGGCGCCCGGAGGAGGATCAGTGTCGGCTGTCATGGCCGCTCTG GGGGCGGCGCTGGGGGCCATGGTGGGTCACATGACCTACGGGAAGAGACAGTTTGAAAAGCTGGACGGAGTCATGAGGACACTGATCCCTCCCTTCCACCACGCCATGAAGGACATGCTGCTCCTGGTGGACGAAGACACGGACGCCTTCAACGGGTACATG GCGGCTCTGAAGATGCCTCGGGGATCTGCTGAGGACatggacag GAGAGAGACGGCCATGCAGGACGGACTGAGGAGATCCATCAATGTCCCCCTGGCTCTAGCCGAGAGGATCAGCGTCCTCTGGGACCCTCTTAGGGACCTGGTCCTCTATGGCAACATCAGCTGCAAGTCAGACGTCCAG gttgCAGCTAAAGCCCTGGAGGCGGCCGTCTTCGGGGCGTACTTCAACATCAGCATCAACCTGAGGGACATCAAAGACAAGGCCTTCAGGGCGGAG ACTGAGAGGAGGGCCtcagagctgctggaggacgcCAAGCACAAGGCCGCCGCCGTCCTCCAAGCCGCCGACACCAGGCAGTGA
- the senp7b gene encoding sentrin-specific protease 7b isoform X3 produces MASSFKIPKRKHPADSDSAHVHVQSPLSRLQGPAPQLQGYGATDRVHAGNKTSCQPLFRDVVKTILGLNGGGASPAANRRPPGSESTSASLTNRWRPQRASDRLLKPQVTLESPPQKKKSTVPGSISVESLDSLAELRHDGSLSSSNHSTGRRHQQVSTSPPESPVKQKKSSSSVSGSDPASEDDFLSPSRTRLPAAKARPSSSSVSTSEPRTPRTPRTPEDVRERQRERWREFRERRTRLEVLKKPRKQNQNPTEPIVLSSEDEEDDRDDAAVTPRSCRPSETGLSLPPPSFLQLDFSSLHAGLMDAAADHKMTITDNGITLPLKGEENGEVTVVASQLRGYGVWDGGVAKGGGLLAAWEGPAPSLLFLWVTDAQANVLQRELSAIQTCTASGPPCPFLLVVLREQLQELQSALLASILDMEEYRQGRTSSSCSSSYGGLASPLDWTEGLALLHSCPPPLDQHLLRLLGHSAKSGQKKTSAPQQLPTRLVQYPVSPCKGRITISQEDMSCLEDGNYLNDVIIDFYLKFLLMEGVEDDSVSKRSHVFSSFFFKQLSRRRTAGEDGAPCVQDRYVRHQRVKTWTRSVDIFTKDFLFVPVNQESHWFLVVVCFPGLEDVQFQKFQPREGDRSEREAPPPECSELGCRRTSVLKRPCVLVMDSLKLSQHEDVCRLIREYLQVEWEVRRRTSRVFSTMRSCSCRVPRQDNSSDCGVYLLQYVEAFLQVTPPPSFR; encoded by the exons ATGGCGTCATCTTTTAAAATCCCGAAGAGGAAACACCCTGCAGACTCTGACTCCGCCCACGTGCACGTGCAGTCACCGCTGTCCCGCCTCCAGGGCCCCGCCCCTCAGCTTCAG GGCTACGGGGCCACTGACAGGGTGCATGCTGGGAATAAAACATCCTGTCAGCCTCTGTTCAGGGACGTGGTCAAAACCATACTGGGCCTCAATGGGGGCGGAGCCTCGCCAGCAGCCAATCGCAGGCCACCAGGAAGTGAGTCGACATCGGCCAGCCTCACTAACAG GTGGCGTCCTCAGAGAGCATCGGACCGGCTGCTGAAGCCTCAGGTGACTTTAGAGTctccaccacagaagaagaagagcacag TCCCTGGGAGCATCTCCGTGGAGTCTCTGGACTCTCTGGCTGAGCTGAGGCATGATGGGAGTCTGAGTTCCTCCAACCACAGCACGGGCAGGAGACACCAGCAg GTGTCTACAAGTCCTCCAGAGTCTCCTGTCAAACAGAAGAAGTCGTCGTCGTCCGTCTCAGGTTCAGATCCAGCGTCAGAGGACGACTTCCTCTCCCCGTCCAGGACCAGACTCCCAGCGGCTAAGGCTCGTCCCTCGTCCTCGTCTGTCTCCACGTCCGAGCCGAGGACGCCGAGGACGCCGAGGACGCCGGAGGACGTGAGGGAACgtcagagagaaagatggagggagttCAGGGAGAGGAGGACCAGGCTGGAGGTCCTGAAGAAGCCGAggaaacagaaccagaacccgACAGAACCCA TCGTACTGTCCAGtgaagacgaggaggacgacAGAGACGACGCAGCGGTGACGCCGCGGAGCTGCAGGCCCTCAGAGACG GGTCTTTCGCTGCcgcctccttccttcctgcagctggACTTCTCCTCGCTTCACGCCGGCCTGATGGACGCCGCCGCCGACCACAAGATGACG ATCACAGACAACGGCATCACGCTTCCCCTGAAAG GGGAGGAGAATGGGGAGGTGACAGTGGTGGCGTCTCAGCTTCGTGGTTATGGCGTCTGGGATGGAGGCGTGGCTAAGGGCGGGGGTCTGCTGGCTGCTTGGgaaggccccgccccctcactGCTCTTCCTGTGGGTGACTGATGCCCAGGCCAACGTCCTGCAGAGGGAGCTGTCGGCCATCCAGACCTGCACTGCCTCCG GTCCCCCCTGCCCCTTCCTCCTGGTGGTCCTGAGGGAGCAGCTTCAGGAGCTCCAGTCTGCTCTCTTGGCTTCCATCCTGGACATGGAGGAGTACAGGCAGGGacgcacctcctcctcctgctcctcctcctatGGGGGGCTGGCCTCCCCTCTGGACTGGACCGAGGGACTGGCTCTCCTCCACAGctgccctcctcctctggaCCAGCATCTCCTCAGACTCCTGGGCCACTCAGCG AAATCTGGTCAGAAGAAAACCAGCGCTCCTCAGCAGCTCCCAACCAG GCTGGTCCAGTATCCTGTGTCTCCTTGTAAAGGACGGATCACTATCTCTCAGGAGGACATGTCCTGTCTGGAGGACGGAAACTACCTCAACGACGTCATCATAGACTTCTACCTCAA GTTCCTCctcatggagggggtggaggacgACTCTGTGTCCAAGAGGAGTCACGTcttcagcagcttcttcttcaaACAGCTGAGCAGGAGACGAACGGCGGGGGAGGACGGCGCCCCCTGTGTCCA GGACCGCTACGTGAGACACCAGAGGGTGAAGACGTGGACACGCAGTGTGGACATTTTCACCAAAGACTTCCTGTTTGTGCCTGTCAATCAAGA gtcccACTGGttcctggtggtggtgtgttTCCCTGGTCTGGAGGACGTCCAGTTCCAGAAGTTCCAGCCACGAGAAGGTGACAGATCAGAGAGAGAAGCTCCGCCTCCG gagtGCAGTGAACTGGGCTGCAGGAGAACATCAGTGTTAAAGAG GCCGTGTGTTCTCGTCATGGATTCGTTGAAGCTGTCGCAGCATGAGGACGTCtgcagactcatcagaga GTACTTGCAGGTGGAGTGGGAGGTGCGGAGGAGAACGTCCCGTGTCTTCAGCACcatgaggagctgcagctgtagAGTTCCTCGACAGGACAACAGCAGCGACTGTGGAGTTTACCTGCTGCAGTACGTGGAGGCCTTCCTTCAGGTaactcctcccccttccttcaGGTAA
- the LOC125001184 gene encoding tetraspanin-7-like has protein sequence MAPRRMETKPVIFCLKTLLLLYSFVFWVTGVVLVSVGLWWKFMLGPYTLLISRGPSNAPYVLTGTGVAIVLFGLFGCFATCRGRPWMLKLFAVFLSLVFMTELIAGISGFVFRHEIRDTFFTTFSEAVTSYDGRDDRSLAVDGVQRRLHCCGVYNYSSWLSSHYFPVGGVPSSCCVSLSDCSGADLRNATMAARKVHRQGCYELVMSFIDSNMGVIAGVTFGVAFSQLIGTSLACCLSRFISANQYQMV, from the exons ATGGCTCCCAGGAGGATGGAAACTAAACCGGTGATCTTCTGCCTcaagacgctgctgctgctctactCCTTCGTCTTCTGG gtgACAGGTGTGGTGCTGGTGTCGGTGGGGTTGTGGTGGAAGTTCATGCTGGGCCCCTACACCTTGCTGATCTCCAGGGGACCTTCCAACGCCCCCTACGTCCTGACGGGTACCGGGGTCGCCATCGTGCTGTTCGGACTGTTCGGCTGCTTCGCCACCTGCAGGGGGCGCCCCTGGATGCTAAAACTG TTCgccgtctttctttctctggtcTTCATGACTGAACTCATTGCTGGAATCTCTGGATTCGTGTTCCGTCACGAG ATTAGAGACACGTTCTTCACCACGTTCAGCGAGGCCGTGACGAGCTACGACGGACGGGACGACCGCAGTCTGGCCGTGGACGGGGTCCAACGCAGA CTCCACTGCTGTGGCGTCTATAACTACTCCAGCTGGCTCAGCTCCCATTACTTCCCCGTGGGGGGGGTTCCCTCCAGCTGCTGCGTCAGTTTGTCCGACTGCAGCGGCGCCGACCTGAGGAACGCGACGATGGCAGCTAGGAAGGTCCACAGACAG GGCTGCTATGAGCTGGTGATGTCCTTCATTGACAGCAACATGGGGGTCATCGCTGGGGTCACCTTCGGCGTGGCCTTCTCTCAG CTCATAGGGACGTCTCTGGCCTGCTGTCTGTCCCGCTTCATCAGCGCCAACCAGTACCAGATGGTCTGA